A genomic region of Lysinibacillus sp. 2017 contains the following coding sequences:
- a CDS encoding aminopeptidase: MTFQEKLEQFAELAVKIGVNIQKGQYLLINTSTETLEFTRIVVKKAYEAGASRVHVNLTDASFERDYYENVSIEETANFPKWTVAQREELIERKGALLWIDAENPDLLSGINVDVISAQQKAAGTALVNYRKAVMNDQIAWSIIAVPSPKWAAKVFPNLPAEEQVSALWDAIFKTVRIGEGDAVTKWQAHIENLHTRAAQLNTKKYAKLHYTGPGTDLTIELPDKHLWKSGSSKAPEGTTFIANMPTEEVFTLPAKFGVNGYVSNTKPLVYKGNIIDGFKLTFEKGKIVKAEAEVGSDLLQQLIVSDEGSSYLGEVALVPHESPISSSNILYYNTLFDENASNHLAIGEAYPTCYEGGKELEKGQLEALGINTSITHEDFMIGSAKMDIDGILADGTVEPIFRKGNWAF; the protein is encoded by the coding sequence ATGACATTCCAAGAAAAGTTAGAGCAATTTGCAGAATTAGCAGTAAAAATTGGTGTAAACATTCAAAAGGGACAATATTTATTAATTAATACTTCGACAGAGACATTGGAATTCACACGAATCGTTGTTAAAAAAGCGTATGAGGCTGGTGCTAGCCGAGTACATGTGAACTTAACGGATGCAAGCTTTGAACGTGATTACTATGAAAATGTATCAATTGAGGAGACAGCAAACTTTCCAAAATGGACAGTGGCACAGCGTGAGGAATTAATCGAACGTAAAGGGGCACTTCTTTGGATCGATGCAGAAAATCCAGATTTACTTTCAGGTATCAATGTTGACGTGATTAGTGCGCAGCAAAAAGCAGCAGGTACAGCATTAGTAAACTACCGTAAAGCAGTAATGAATGACCAAATCGCTTGGTCAATCATCGCTGTACCATCGCCAAAATGGGCAGCAAAAGTATTCCCGAACTTACCAGCAGAAGAACAAGTGTCAGCATTATGGGATGCAATTTTTAAAACGGTACGAATCGGTGAGGGCGATGCTGTGACAAAATGGCAAGCACATATAGAAAATTTACACACTCGTGCTGCTCAATTAAACACGAAAAAATATGCGAAGTTACATTACACAGGCCCTGGTACGGACCTAACGATTGAATTACCAGACAAGCACTTATGGAAAAGTGGTAGTAGTAAAGCACCTGAAGGCACAACATTTATCGCTAATATGCCAACAGAAGAAGTGTTTACATTACCAGCAAAATTTGGTGTAAACGGCTATGTATCAAACACTAAGCCACTTGTTTATAAAGGTAATATTATCGATGGCTTCAAGCTCACATTTGAAAAAGGTAAAATTGTAAAAGCAGAAGCAGAAGTAGGCAGTGATTTATTACAACAATTAATCGTTTCAGATGAAGGCTCATCATATTTAGGTGAAGTGGCATTAGTTCCACACGAATCACCAATTTCTTCATCAAATATTTTATATTACAATACATTATTTGATGAAAACGCATCAAACCACTTAGCAATTGGTGAAGCTTATCCAACATGCTATGAAGGCGGTAAAGAGTTAGAAAAAGGTCAACTAGAAGCACTAGGCATTAATACGTCGATTACGCACGAAGATTTTATGATTGGTAGCGCGAAAATGGATATTGATGGTATTTTAGCAGACGGAACTGTAGAACCAATTTTCCGTAAAGGAAACTGGGCATTTTAA
- a CDS encoding acyl-CoA dehydrogenase family protein produces the protein MYTEEHSMFRKALRKMLDKEAYPYFDQWERDRDIPHDFWLKLGENGFLCPMVSEEYGGLGLDFGYAAILTEELERVGAGLASGIALHSDIVTPYIEAYGTKAQKEKWLPKSVSGEFISAIAMTEPGAGSDLAGIQTTAIRDGGYFILNGEKTFITNGIHADLVVVVCKTNPQATPAYKGISLIVVEAGTPGFKRGKKLDKIGMHSADTGELIFEDARVPVENLIGEENRGFYYLMEKLQQERIIVALETQIEAECSFDLTVNYVKERKAFGSRIADFQNTQFKLAEMATEIEIGRTYVDSLVAKHIAGKEIVKEVSMAKWWISEMAKRVVAECLQLHGGYGYMEEYEIARRYRDIPVAAIYAGTTEIMKGIIAKQVLK, from the coding sequence ATGTACACAGAGGAACATTCTATGTTTCGGAAAGCTTTGCGGAAAATGTTAGATAAAGAAGCGTACCCATATTTTGACCAATGGGAAAGGGACCGCGATATTCCGCACGATTTTTGGTTGAAGTTAGGCGAAAATGGCTTTTTATGTCCAATGGTAAGTGAGGAATATGGTGGACTGGGCTTAGACTTTGGTTATGCGGCTATTTTAACAGAGGAGTTAGAACGAGTCGGTGCAGGTTTAGCGAGTGGCATTGCGCTACATTCAGATATTGTGACACCCTATATTGAAGCATATGGCACAAAAGCGCAAAAAGAAAAATGGCTTCCTAAAAGTGTATCGGGGGAATTTATTTCAGCGATTGCAATGACTGAACCTGGTGCTGGCTCCGATTTAGCAGGTATTCAAACGACTGCTATACGCGATGGGGGTTATTTCATTTTAAATGGCGAAAAAACGTTTATTACGAATGGTATTCATGCTGACTTAGTCGTCGTTGTATGTAAAACAAATCCGCAAGCAACACCAGCTTATAAAGGCATTAGCTTAATCGTAGTTGAGGCAGGAACACCTGGTTTTAAACGTGGGAAAAAGCTAGATAAAATTGGGATGCATAGTGCTGACACGGGAGAACTCATTTTTGAAGATGCACGCGTACCTGTAGAAAATTTAATCGGTGAAGAAAATCGTGGTTTTTATTATTTAATGGAGAAATTACAGCAAGAGCGTATTATTGTCGCACTTGAAACGCAAATCGAAGCGGAGTGTAGCTTTGATTTAACGGTGAATTATGTGAAGGAACGCAAAGCTTTTGGGAGTCGTATCGCAGATTTTCAAAACACTCAATTTAAGTTAGCTGAAATGGCCACAGAAATTGAGATTGGTCGTACATATGTAGATTCACTTGTTGCAAAACATATCGCAGGCAAAGAAATCGTAAAAGAAGTATCGATGGCAAAATGGTGGATTAGTGAAATGGCCAAGCGTGTTGTAGCAGAATGTCTACAGCTTCATGGTGGCTACGGTTATATGGAAGAATATGAAATTGCGCGACGCTATCGTGATATACCAGTTGCTGCGATTTATGCGGGGACAACGGAAATCATGAAGGGGATTATTGCTAAGCAAGTCTTAAAATAA
- a CDS encoding exonuclease SbcCD subunit D codes for MKIFHTADWHLGKLVQGVSMTADQQHVLQQFIEEIKKEKPDVVIIAGDLYDRSVPPTDAIQLLNRTLKQILIDEKTPIVAIAGNHDSATRLNFGSDLMKASGLHMVGHLDKIIEPVILHDEHGEVRFYLVPFAEPSTVRAIYEDETITTHEAAMAKIIEQMKANLDDTKRNIIVGHAFITKDGMPEQNTSDSERKLTIGGTECINSALFEPFCYTALGHLHQAHFVGNETIQYAGSPLKYSESEVTHKKGFLIVDLDETGNVKLEKRLLTPIREMRIVTGTLDEIQQHPRNEDYVFVKLSDESYVKGAVELVRTVYPNALHIERTAVYRQIEQQTTTMSRVQMDDSELFELFYIEMTGQTLSDETKAIYTEVLQQLADSEREMQEVK; via the coding sequence ATGAAAATTTTTCATACAGCAGATTGGCATTTAGGAAAGCTTGTACAAGGTGTTTCGATGACAGCAGATCAGCAACATGTTTTGCAACAATTTATCGAAGAAATAAAAAAAGAAAAACCAGATGTCGTCATTATTGCAGGGGATCTATATGATCGCTCTGTACCGCCGACAGATGCAATTCAATTATTAAATCGAACATTGAAGCAAATATTAATTGATGAAAAAACACCAATCGTTGCAATTGCTGGAAATCATGATAGCGCCACACGTTTAAATTTTGGTAGTGATTTGATGAAAGCTAGTGGTCTACATATGGTGGGGCACTTAGATAAAATAATTGAGCCTGTCATATTACATGATGAACACGGAGAAGTGCGCTTTTATTTAGTACCGTTTGCAGAACCATCTACGGTTCGTGCAATTTATGAAGATGAAACGATTACAACACATGAAGCGGCAATGGCTAAAATTATTGAACAAATGAAAGCAAACCTAGATGATACAAAGCGTAATATAATCGTCGGACACGCCTTTATAACGAAAGACGGCATGCCAGAGCAAAATACGAGTGATTCTGAACGTAAATTGACGATTGGTGGAACGGAATGTATTAATTCAGCATTGTTTGAGCCTTTTTGCTATACCGCATTAGGACATCTTCATCAAGCGCATTTTGTGGGGAATGAAACCATTCAATATGCCGGTTCACCCTTGAAATATTCAGAATCTGAAGTAACACATAAAAAAGGTTTTTTAATTGTGGATCTGGATGAAACAGGGAACGTTAAGCTTGAAAAAAGGTTATTAACACCGATTCGAGAAATGCGTATCGTAACGGGCACATTAGATGAAATCCAACAACACCCTCGCAATGAAGACTATGTATTTGTGAAATTATCCGATGAGAGTTATGTAAAAGGTGCTGTTGAATTAGTACGTACTGTTTATCCAAATGCATTGCATATCGAACGCACAGCCGTTTATCGTCAAATTGAACAACAAACGACAACGATGAGCCGTGTACAAATGGATGACTCGGAACTATTTGAATTGTTTTATATCGAAATGACAGGTCAAACACTTAGTGATGAAACAAAAGCGATTTATACGGAAGTATTACAACAATTAGCTGATAGCGAACGTGAAATGCAGGAGGTGAAGTAA
- a CDS encoding DEAD/DEAH box helicase produces MTVINLLNETLQNKWSFESTMKIQDEMIPAMLEGKDIVAESPTGSGKTLAYTLPILNKVDGNKKQTQALIVAPSQELAMQIVEVIRDWTAGTDITVQQLIGGANSARQIEKLKKKPTIVVGTPGRLNELANQGKLKLKDIETVVLDECDQLLSREYRVVVKSFIEKAAHGRQVVVVSATITEEIQLVAERLMFEPIMITIKPEDIEKSLGKIVHSFVKVDERDKTDLLRRLANIEGMSGLAFVNNIDQVLMKQNKLSYKDAPIVALHSEMRKDERKKALDAFRNGEARVLIATDIAARGLDISGLTHVIHVDVPRTVEQYTHRSGRTGRAGADGEVLTLLSYKDEKTYKKWVRDLSQKAVQKIWAKGELVEGNSKTISAAKEEPKKATEKKTYKSKSGNKGVTFSKSKKGK; encoded by the coding sequence ATGACAGTAATTAACTTATTAAATGAAACATTACAAAATAAATGGTCATTCGAATCAACAATGAAAATTCAAGACGAAATGATTCCTGCAATGCTTGAAGGGAAAGATATCGTCGCAGAATCTCCAACAGGCTCAGGAAAAACGCTTGCATACACATTACCAATTTTAAATAAAGTGGATGGCAATAAAAAACAAACACAAGCTTTAATCGTAGCCCCTTCACAAGAATTAGCCATGCAAATCGTTGAAGTAATTCGTGATTGGACAGCAGGTACAGACATTACCGTACAACAATTAATCGGTGGCGCAAACTCAGCACGCCAAATCGAGAAATTAAAGAAAAAGCCAACAATCGTTGTAGGTACACCAGGTAGACTTAATGAATTAGCAAACCAAGGAAAATTAAAATTAAAAGATATCGAAACAGTTGTTTTAGATGAGTGCGATCAATTACTTAGCCGCGAATACCGCGTTGTTGTAAAATCATTTATCGAGAAGGCTGCACATGGACGTCAAGTAGTGGTTGTTTCAGCAACGATTACAGAAGAAATTCAATTAGTGGCAGAGCGTTTAATGTTTGAACCGATTATGATTACAATCAAGCCTGAAGATATTGAAAAATCATTAGGTAAAATCGTACATTCATTTGTTAAAGTGGATGAGCGTGATAAAACAGATTTATTACGCCGTTTAGCGAATATTGAAGGTATGAGCGGTTTGGCCTTCGTCAACAATATCGACCAAGTATTAATGAAGCAAAACAAATTATCGTATAAAGATGCGCCAATCGTTGCACTTCACTCAGAAATGAGAAAAGATGAGCGTAAAAAAGCATTAGATGCATTCCGTAACGGGGAAGCTCGTGTATTAATCGCAACAGATATTGCTGCACGTGGTTTAGATATTTCTGGTTTAACACATGTTATACATGTTGATGTTCCGCGTACAGTTGAGCAGTATACGCACCGTTCAGGACGTACTGGTCGTGCGGGAGCTGACGGAGAAGTGTTAACATTACTTTCTTATAAAGACGAAAAAACGTATAAAAAATGGGTACGTGATTTATCTCAAAAAGCAGTGCAAAAAATTTGGGCTAAAGGTGAGTTAGTTGAAGGCAATTCAAAAACTATTTCAGCTGCCAAAGAAGAGCCTAAAAAAGCAACTGAGAAAAAAACGTACAAATCAAAATCTGGTAATAAAGGTGTAACATTCAGTAAATCCAAAAAGGGGAAATAA
- a CDS encoding radical SAM/SPASM domain-containing protein: MKTFKKVYIEITSVCNLACSFCPPTERAKGLIKVEQFANILDEISGYTKYIYLHVKGEPLLHPRIGQLLDIAHEKGFKVNITTNGTLIKKNREKLLGKPALRQINFSLHSFDGHEGSENREKYLGDILDFVRDVREQNVLISYRLWNLQRTNISEDANRRNRETLEILEKEYDLDYEIQERVEMGKGVKIAKNIYLNQDHEFRWPSLLEKADEGKGFCHALRTHAAILVDGSVVPCCLDGEGVINLGNVHEQKFGDIIESNRAKNLVDGFSRREAVEELCKKCGFRQKFGMDSELPEV; this comes from the coding sequence TTGAAAACATTTAAAAAGGTATATATTGAAATTACGAGCGTTTGCAATTTAGCCTGTAGTTTTTGCCCGCCAACAGAGCGTGCAAAAGGATTAATAAAAGTAGAGCAATTCGCCAATATTTTAGATGAAATTAGTGGTTACACAAAATATATTTATTTACACGTAAAAGGCGAGCCGTTATTGCATCCTCGAATTGGCCAGCTACTTGATATTGCACATGAAAAAGGATTTAAAGTAAACATTACAACGAACGGTACATTAATTAAGAAAAATCGCGAGAAGTTACTTGGAAAACCGGCGCTTCGTCAAATTAATTTTTCACTTCACAGTTTTGATGGACATGAAGGTTCTGAAAATCGCGAAAAGTATTTAGGTGATATTTTAGACTTTGTACGTGATGTGCGTGAACAGAATGTACTTATTTCTTATCGCTTATGGAACTTACAACGTACGAATATTTCAGAAGATGCGAATCGTAGAAACCGAGAAACATTAGAAATTCTCGAAAAAGAATATGATTTAGATTACGAAATTCAAGAGCGTGTCGAGATGGGTAAAGGCGTAAAAATAGCCAAAAATATCTATTTAAATCAAGATCATGAATTCCGTTGGCCAAGCTTGCTTGAAAAAGCTGACGAAGGAAAAGGTTTTTGCCATGCATTGCGTACACATGCAGCCATTTTAGTTGATGGTTCGGTTGTACCTTGTTGTTTAGATGGAGAAGGTGTCATTAACCTTGGTAATGTCCATGAACAAAAATTCGGTGACATTATTGAAAGCAATCGTGCCAAAAATTTAGTAGATGGCTTTTCACGTCGAGAAGCTGTAGAAGAATTATGCAAAAAATGTGGGTTCCGCCAAAAGTTTGGCATGGATTCCGAGTTACCAGAAGTATAA
- a CDS encoding methyl-accepting chemotaxis protein — translation MFGKSKIQNYEYFGQLTDSDIETNERFKEKLDFLALSKVRRQSVSLLNKIYSENRNEILDNFYTRLLAIPEFKEIIVSNSSVERLKVTFDHHFSSLFQDELNIEYVFKRRRIAYTHARIGVLPNWMISAYTLINQLIIPLIAKQCGRDYKQMLDTLLAYDSLVTLDLQIIVETYIEIQGGSVVNGLGEIIKYNTQLDQIKELIQFQEVQHNDVKLASDLMLDLDSSIEEIAASVGDISEHTQVSLTELNNDLSSLQQVSTILQNTDEGQHAVRQNVANLVERVHSVSKVMELIQGIADQTNLLALNASIEAARAGESGKGFAVVAEEVRKLADDTKRSVQSIDTDIKELLHITENIDDLTKKSTEELHVGVSDVIQITNTLSELNNTLQTQGARFEEIASTTRHQAESASEIAERNRSMTESTIRSQEIAFETGTAIYSLSKMIDNYRSKTISKNFIISQEDIIEVAITDHLLWRWKIYNLLLGFEDITSLNIESPRDSNLGQWYYDKGHELLGDEKVYRELEAPFLKVYDIAKKAVGAHTAGDKESAEKYLDELTEVSKIVIEKLQQLQDILVQSKQQYMK, via the coding sequence ATGTTTGGTAAAAGTAAAATTCAAAATTATGAGTATTTTGGTCAACTTACAGATTCAGATATTGAAACAAACGAACGCTTTAAAGAAAAACTAGACTTTTTAGCACTAAGTAAAGTTCGACGTCAATCTGTTTCATTATTAAATAAAATTTATAGTGAAAACCGCAATGAAATTTTAGATAATTTCTATACACGATTATTAGCAATTCCAGAATTCAAAGAGATTATTGTCTCGAACTCTAGTGTTGAACGATTAAAGGTAACATTTGACCACCATTTCTCTAGCCTTTTCCAAGATGAATTGAATATTGAATACGTATTTAAACGTCGTCGTATTGCTTATACACATGCGCGTATAGGTGTTTTACCAAACTGGATGATTTCTGCCTATACATTAATTAACCAATTGATCATTCCTCTCATTGCAAAACAATGTGGTCGTGATTATAAACAAATGTTGGATACATTACTTGCTTACGATAGTTTAGTAACACTTGATCTCCAAATTATTGTTGAAACCTATATTGAGATTCAAGGTGGTTCAGTAGTAAATGGGTTAGGTGAAATTATTAAATATAATACGCAGTTAGATCAAATTAAAGAACTAATTCAATTCCAAGAAGTGCAACATAATGATGTCAAGTTAGCGAGTGATTTAATGCTTGATCTTGATTCAAGTATTGAGGAAATTGCAGCTTCTGTTGGAGATATTTCTGAACATACGCAAGTTTCATTAACAGAATTAAATAATGATTTATCATCATTACAACAAGTTTCTACAATCTTACAAAATACAGACGAAGGTCAACATGCGGTTCGTCAAAATGTAGCCAATTTAGTAGAACGTGTACATAGTGTATCTAAAGTGATGGAGCTAATTCAAGGTATCGCAGACCAAACCAATTTACTTGCACTTAATGCTTCCATCGAGGCAGCACGTGCTGGTGAATCTGGTAAAGGCTTCGCGGTTGTTGCAGAAGAAGTTCGTAAATTAGCTGATGATACAAAGCGTTCAGTTCAATCGATAGATACCGATATTAAAGAGTTATTACATATTACAGAAAATATTGATGACTTAACGAAAAAATCAACAGAAGAATTACACGTAGGTGTTTCCGATGTTATTCAAATTACCAATACATTATCAGAGCTTAATAACACACTTCAAACACAAGGTGCACGTTTTGAAGAAATCGCTTCAACGACAAGACATCAAGCAGAATCGGCTTCTGAAATAGCTGAGCGTAACCGCAGCATGACGGAAAGTACCATTCGTAGCCAAGAGATTGCGTTTGAAACAGGGACAGCGATTTATTCATTAAGTAAAATGATTGATAACTACCGTTCTAAAACGATTTCGAAAAACTTTATCATCTCACAAGAAGATATTATTGAAGTTGCTATTACGGACCACTTATTATGGCGTTGGAAAATTTATAACTTATTATTAGGATTCGAAGATATTACAAGCTTAAATATTGAATCACCTCGTGACTCAAATTTAGGTCAGTGGTATTACGATAAAGGTCATGAACTTTTAGGGGATGAAAAGGTGTACCGTGAATTAGAAGCACCGTTCTTAAAAGTATATGATATTGCCAAAAAAGCGGTTGGTGCCCATACAGCAGGTGACAAGGAATCAGCGGAAAAATACTTAGATGAGCTAACAGAAGTATCAAAAATTGTCATCGAAAAATTACAGCAATTACAAGACATTTTAGTTCAATCAAAACAACAATACATGAAATAA
- a CDS encoding metallophosphoesterase codes for MAPTAEIIGLGDLFECTISKKKAKTTRNAKLKDAAIIEEKFLDLLTFPSIIGNQEERIALVTGDQRFLQYELEKNIDHATLIHGHQIDWDESFQPTFPPIKTPLLFFGHSHEAAIYADGIRQKVPYNIPLAIGQRSYQINVGAVVDNKEWCLYDSDAMTVTFMHA; via the coding sequence GTGGCTCCAACGGCTGAAATTATCGGTTTAGGCGATTTATTTGAATGCACCATTAGCAAGAAAAAGGCGAAGACAACTCGAAATGCGAAATTGAAGGATGCAGCCATTATTGAAGAAAAATTTTTAGACTTATTAACATTCCCTTCAATCATTGGAAATCAAGAAGAACGTATTGCTCTTGTTACGGGAGACCAGCGTTTTTTACAATATGAACTTGAGAAAAATATTGATCATGCCACACTCATTCATGGGCATCAAATCGATTGGGATGAATCATTTCAGCCCACTTTTCCTCCTATTAAAACGCCGTTATTATTTTTTGGTCATAGTCACGAAGCTGCCATTTATGCGGATGGCATCAGGCAAAAAGTTCCTTATAATATTCCGTTAGCTATTGGACAAAGAAGCTACCAAATTAATGTTGGGGCTGTTGTTGATAATAAAGAATGGTGTTTATATGACAGTGACGCTATGACAGTTACATTTATGCATGCATAA
- a CDS encoding acetyl-CoA C-acetyltransferase, with protein MKNVYIIDGARTAFTAFGGPFTTMDAVQLGTKTAIEALKRSNVQPEQVDHVIYGGVIATGTNSAYLARHIGLYAGVPKEIPALTLNRLCGSGMQSVVSAAQMIQLGEGEVVLAGGAENMSQAPYSNFEQRFTTAKMGNFQFVDMLQATLTDQYTGSGMGLTAEKLAEQYTISREEQDEFAILSNDRAAAAREQGKFAKEIVPVVVSTRKGELIIDRDEHIKEGNTLENLGKLRPAFKKDGTVTAANASGINDGAASVIVASEDFVNSNDSKPIARIVSWGICGVDPTVMGIGPAPAIRQALERANLTREDIDLFEINEAFAAQYIAVEKEIGLDREKTNVNGGAIALGHPVGASGTRIILSAAYELQRRNGKYAVASLCIGGGQGIALIIERV; from the coding sequence ATGAAAAATGTATATATTATTGACGGTGCACGAACGGCTTTCACTGCGTTTGGTGGGCCTTTTACAACGATGGATGCGGTACAATTAGGAACAAAAACAGCAATTGAAGCATTAAAGCGTTCGAATGTTCAACCAGAGCAAGTCGATCACGTTATTTATGGTGGTGTCATTGCAACAGGTACAAACTCGGCTTATTTAGCGCGTCATATCGGACTTTATGCAGGGGTACCAAAGGAAATCCCTGCGCTTACATTAAATCGCTTATGTGGTTCAGGTATGCAATCCGTTGTTTCTGCTGCACAAATGATTCAGCTTGGCGAAGGGGAAGTCGTGCTAGCAGGTGGTGCAGAAAATATGTCACAGGCACCATACTCAAATTTTGAGCAACGGTTTACAACTGCAAAGATGGGGAATTTTCAGTTTGTTGATATGCTCCAGGCGACATTAACGGATCAATATACTGGTAGTGGCATGGGATTAACAGCAGAAAAATTAGCAGAGCAATATACTATTTCACGCGAGGAGCAGGACGAGTTTGCAATTCTTTCAAATGATCGCGCGGCCGCTGCAAGAGAACAAGGAAAATTTGCAAAAGAAATTGTACCTGTTGTTGTGAGTACCAGAAAAGGTGAACTCATCATAGATAGAGATGAGCATATTAAAGAAGGAAATACGCTAGAAAACTTAGGGAAATTACGTCCTGCATTTAAAAAGGATGGGACGGTAACAGCAGCGAACGCATCAGGCATTAATGATGGTGCAGCATCGGTCATTGTGGCGAGTGAAGATTTTGTGAATAGCAATGATTCAAAACCAATCGCACGAATCGTTTCATGGGGGATTTGTGGCGTTGATCCGACGGTTATGGGGATTGGACCAGCACCAGCAATTCGCCAAGCGCTTGAACGTGCAAATCTAACAAGAGAAGACATCGATTTATTTGAAATTAATGAAGCATTCGCCGCTCAATATATTGCTGTAGAAAAAGAGATAGGTTTAGACCGTGAAAAAACAAATGTCAATGGTGGTGCGATTGCACTTGGCCATCCAGTAGGCGCAAGTGGAACACGGATTATTTTATCAGCAGCTTACGAGCTACAACGTCGTAATGGAAAGTACGCAGTCGCAAGTCTTTGCATCGGCGGAGGCCAAGGGATTGCACTAATTATAGAGCGTGTGTAA
- a CDS encoding DUF1456 family protein gives MDNNDILIRVRYALDLKNREMIEIFKLGGIRVSPEEMPKYLIKSLEKDEEVPADYDQIKVNNKNLESFFNGLITFKRGPMPKKEGQAVPVQEKADHINNMVLKKLKVACQLTTEEMLDVLDDGGIAVSKGELGAIMRKPGHRNYKECGDNFARKFLKGLSIRYRSNEIRTSK, from the coding sequence ATGGATAATAATGATATTTTAATCCGCGTGCGTTATGCACTAGATTTAAAAAATAGAGAAATGATTGAAATTTTTAAGCTTGGTGGCATTCGTGTATCACCCGAAGAAATGCCAAAGTACTTGATTAAATCACTTGAAAAAGATGAAGAAGTACCCGCAGATTATGATCAAATTAAAGTGAATAACAAAAACTTAGAGTCGTTCTTTAATGGACTTATTACATTTAAACGTGGACCGATGCCAAAAAAAGAAGGGCAAGCCGTACCAGTTCAAGAAAAGGCAGATCATATAAATAATATGGTTTTAAAAAAATTGAAAGTTGCTTGTCAGCTAACAACTGAAGAAATGCTTGATGTATTAGATGATGGTGGTATTGCCGTATCTAAAGGCGAGCTTGGTGCTATCATGCGTAAACCAGGACATCGCAATTATAAAGAGTGTGGCGATAATTTTGCACGTAAGTTTTTAAAAGGCTTATCAATTCGATACAGAAGTAATGAGATTAGGACGTCTAAATAG